One region of Crateriforma spongiae genomic DNA includes:
- a CDS encoding WecB/TagA/CpsF family glycosyltransferase, with product MIAINGAIVTPSPRPLTTQVFIMEAARRKRPKFWLTTLTFHPDLKLRPMSAPTILPGSQSVPDVTILPPATDGTESAPGRPAISQNTGAYGPAVQQPDLETIRMSGTSIAKLTIGETLHRIAVMVHQRAGQTVIPVKLADLRRRHEDPQTANALDRAAFCVISSRIGNWRSRLAGTPMPERVCDTKLADAIARHSTDCGWRISVLGRDDESTENMIQKLRETGANVNRIHLEASAPSNRLRSRLPGVNTRPHCESKGRSVEQQLQQHSPDVLLVALPRPDALHWIAAHHNALNVPVCLPVDPLAYILSGGPWLVSDRWQTNVIVGAQRSVRIACEWLRRIPSFAADSLFVAERLCREWCRMVSRWGMWESEEPMSPGEDRRRNPPTSSGQSTAR from the coding sequence ATGATCGCTATCAACGGGGCAATCGTCACACCAAGCCCGCGTCCCCTGACAACACAAGTGTTCATCATGGAAGCCGCACGGCGGAAGCGTCCTAAGTTTTGGTTGACCACCTTGACGTTTCATCCCGACCTGAAGCTTCGCCCGATGTCTGCACCGACGATTCTGCCCGGTTCACAGTCCGTGCCCGATGTCACCATCCTACCGCCCGCCACCGATGGGACGGAATCGGCACCCGGCCGCCCCGCTATTTCACAGAACACCGGTGCGTACGGTCCCGCAGTTCAGCAACCCGATTTGGAAACGATCCGGATGTCGGGCACGTCGATCGCCAAATTGACGATCGGTGAAACGCTGCATCGAATTGCGGTGATGGTCCATCAACGAGCGGGACAGACGGTGATTCCAGTCAAACTGGCCGATTTGCGACGCCGGCACGAGGACCCCCAGACGGCCAATGCACTGGATCGCGCCGCGTTCTGCGTCATCAGCAGCCGCATCGGCAACTGGCGCAGTCGCCTGGCCGGAACACCGATGCCCGAAAGAGTCTGCGACACCAAGCTTGCGGACGCGATCGCCCGTCACTCGACCGACTGCGGTTGGCGAATCTCGGTGCTGGGACGCGACGACGAATCCACTGAAAACATGATTCAGAAACTTCGCGAAACCGGCGCAAATGTAAACCGTATTCACCTGGAAGCGTCCGCGCCTTCGAACCGCTTGAGATCACGACTGCCTGGGGTGAACACTCGGCCACACTGTGAATCCAAAGGACGATCCGTTGAACAGCAACTTCAGCAGCACAGCCCCGACGTTCTGTTGGTGGCACTGCCGCGACCGGACGCGTTGCACTGGATCGCCGCACACCACAATGCTTTGAACGTTCCGGTATGCCTGCCCGTCGATCCACTTGCTTACATTCTATCCGGTGGGCCTTGGCTGGTTTCAGATCGTTGGCAGACCAACGTGATTGTCGGAGCGCAACGATCCGTTCGCATTGCCTGTGAATGGTTACGTCGGATTCCCAGCTTTGCCGCCGACAGCCTGTTCGTCGCGGAACGTCTGTGTCGCGAATGGTGTCGTATGGTGTCGCGATGGGGCATGTGGGAAAGCGAAGAACCGATGTCGCCCGGCGAAGATCGACGACGCAATCCACCAACATCATCAGGTCAATCTACCGCTCGGTGA
- a CDS encoding GTPase: MWWLIAEAFFDVIPELPAPKPSPAVSTVARRLTGQGRSAVAVVQVHGPDAVSAIETNFKAASNTAWRTGQIRFGQWHGGRSDSGEDVVITPISDDQFEVHCHGGIAAVGRIMDDLSESGVQCSESQSSGETGANLLIREATDCLIHCTTRRTAGYAATQVRAGLARWTIDALDQLESDSQAAVVSLAQQADQILRHARWSTRLRDPFRVVLCGPANVGKSSLVNAIVGYQRSITYDQPGTTRDVLWTSTTLDGLPIRLADTAGLRHLVENKSNVISTDDRIEMSGIQHAQKVLAEADLLIEVTDLPNWKSAKSGSDFGDAWNVDSFLPPRSTTSNEPSIIRLVNKIDLNNDDLNDLMTSDHKDSVLWVSATTGQGLDELCLQIVGKLVPEFPSIDQPLAINSRQSQWLARLRPDQRPQQFRETLNALLTGQG; this comes from the coding sequence TTGTGGTGGCTGATCGCCGAAGCCTTTTTTGACGTGATACCGGAATTGCCCGCCCCCAAACCATCACCGGCCGTGTCCACCGTCGCCCGACGCCTGACCGGTCAGGGACGTTCGGCGGTCGCGGTGGTCCAGGTCCATGGTCCCGACGCCGTGTCGGCCATCGAGACCAATTTCAAGGCCGCTTCCAATACGGCTTGGCGAACCGGTCAAATTCGATTCGGCCAATGGCATGGTGGCCGCAGTGACAGCGGCGAAGACGTCGTGATCACCCCGATTTCGGATGACCAGTTCGAAGTCCATTGTCACGGTGGGATCGCGGCGGTGGGTCGAATCATGGACGACCTGTCCGAATCAGGAGTCCAATGCAGCGAGTCCCAGTCATCCGGCGAAACCGGTGCGAACTTGCTGATCCGTGAAGCCACCGATTGCCTGATTCACTGCACAACAAGACGGACTGCGGGATACGCCGCCACCCAAGTTCGCGCGGGACTGGCCCGATGGACGATCGATGCATTGGATCAACTGGAATCGGATTCTCAGGCGGCGGTCGTGTCTCTGGCACAGCAAGCGGACCAAATTCTGCGTCATGCCAGATGGTCGACTCGCCTGCGAGATCCATTTCGAGTGGTTCTCTGCGGACCGGCCAACGTCGGCAAAAGCAGCTTGGTCAATGCGATTGTCGGCTACCAACGAAGCATCACCTACGACCAGCCCGGCACGACTCGCGACGTCCTTTGGACATCGACCACGCTGGACGGTTTGCCGATTCGGCTGGCCGACACTGCCGGGCTTCGTCACTTGGTTGAAAACAAATCGAACGTCATCAGCACGGATGATCGGATCGAAATGTCGGGCATCCAGCATGCACAAAAGGTGCTGGCCGAAGCCGATTTGCTGATCGAAGTCACGGACCTTCCGAATTGGAAGTCGGCCAAGTCTGGTTCTGACTTTGGAGACGCTTGGAATGTCGACTCGTTTCTTCCGCCCCGGTCAACGACGTCGAACGAACCTTCGATCATTCGGCTCGTCAACAAGATCGATCTGAACAACGATGACCTAAACGATTTGATGACGTCAGACCACAAAGACTCGGTGCTGTGGGTTTCCGCGACCACCGGCCAGGGTTTGGATGAACTTTGTCTGCAGATCGTCGGCAAATTGGTCCCCGAGTTTCCTTCGATTGATCAGCCGCTGGCGATCAATTCGCGACAATCCCAATGGCTGGCCCGCCTGCGTCCCGATCAACGGCCGCAACAGTTTCGAGAAACGTTGAACGCGTTGCTGACCGGTCAAGGCTGA
- a CDS encoding DUF2853 family protein produces MSDYLKNVKEYVESPNEDAVAALVNHLSIALDNRDSAIVAATDDGELESIKDGYCRKTLDLDDAEADKAIQAVCERMKGDRAKCRVTFYYLLAEESGKMSRLAG; encoded by the coding sequence ATGAGCGACTATTTGAAAAACGTCAAAGAGTATGTCGAATCGCCCAACGAAGATGCAGTGGCCGCGTTGGTCAATCATCTCAGTATCGCATTGGACAACCGCGATTCGGCCATCGTCGCAGCGACCGACGATGGCGAACTGGAATCCATCAAGGACGGCTATTGCCGTAAGACGCTCGATTTGGACGACGCCGAAGCCGACAAGGCGATCCAGGCGGTTTGTGAGCGTATGAAAGGCGATCGAGCCAAATGTCGCGTCACTTTCTATTACCTGTTGGCCGAAGAAAGTGGCAAGATGAGCCGATTGGCCGGCTGA
- a CDS encoding peptide chain release factor family protein has product MSRDDTDDSNTTDVRHGNRDGDDHSAKRPNADERYPATVVPHPHPAAIDEDELLRQCDRRAQRRSGPGGQHRNKTSTGIFWTHRPTGHIGEATERRSQVDNQREAFQRLRMKLAIAVRTDPRSVDGPRAQDSVARRWRDQYAGSPLRIASSNANLAAVIAVLLDDLWDAGGQPSLVADDWNVSTSAIVRLLRGQPAALQLVNQIRQHHGRKPLR; this is encoded by the coding sequence ATGTCGCGTGACGATACAGACGATTCCAACACCACAGATGTCCGGCATGGCAACCGCGACGGTGATGATCACAGCGCGAAACGACCGAACGCCGACGAACGATATCCGGCCACCGTCGTTCCACATCCGCATCCCGCCGCGATCGATGAAGATGAATTGCTGCGGCAGTGCGACCGAAGGGCACAGCGTCGCAGCGGTCCGGGCGGTCAACATCGAAACAAGACCAGCACTGGCATCTTCTGGACGCATCGTCCGACCGGGCATATCGGTGAAGCCACGGAACGACGAAGCCAAGTCGACAATCAACGCGAAGCGTTTCAAAGATTGCGGATGAAATTGGCGATTGCGGTCCGTACTGACCCACGCTCGGTCGACGGTCCGCGGGCTCAGGACTCGGTTGCGCGACGCTGGCGCGATCAGTACGCGGGGTCACCGCTGCGAATCGCTTCATCCAATGCGAACCTGGCGGCGGTAATTGCGGTTTTGTTGGATGATCTTTGGGATGCGGGCGGGCAGCCCAGCCTTGTGGCCGATGATTGGAACGTGTCGACCAGTGCAATCGTCCGTTTGTTGCGTGGCCAACCTGCCGCGTTGCAATTGGTCAACCAGATTCGCCAGCACCACGGTCGAAAACCGCTGCGTTGA
- a CDS encoding alkaline phosphatase family protein yields MTRQIVITLEGLSVDAIGCYGSAFNQTPTIDAMASDGFVWDRLVCHDDRPDVVLATLVSSRHGGLLIDDGTMPSVGRAFDSVQTMPIDSADKSVANRVEDTHFSRLVQSLDEAVNADSPAERIWLHSGFLARHWDAPRDLFPVDESWDDWGDDDQEFLDTEPPGTASGGVPQSETDGEGACPPIFEGVEPPVHPVVANDPVDLIMAWMRTYGCQVRLIDQLLDRCVDLADQIDATLILMGTSGFNLGQNGWIGHGCGPLRSAQIQVPLIVRTPQGIHHDVGMRWPKLTGSQDVAATVIAEDLVDRLPFTAEQWAADSDDTFDPMLVTQTETADRCVNTGGWFYVRDRDQSEHLYLKPDDRHDHNDVGRLAPDALDRLSTDG; encoded by the coding sequence GTGACACGCCAGATCGTCATCACTTTGGAAGGACTCTCCGTCGATGCGATCGGTTGCTATGGTTCCGCATTCAATCAAACGCCGACGATCGATGCGATGGCGTCGGACGGATTTGTGTGGGACAGGTTGGTCTGTCACGACGATCGGCCGGACGTTGTTCTGGCGACCTTGGTTTCCAGTCGCCACGGAGGATTGCTGATTGATGATGGCACGATGCCGTCGGTGGGCCGGGCTTTCGATTCGGTTCAAACGATGCCAATCGATTCCGCCGACAAATCGGTGGCCAATCGCGTGGAAGACACTCATTTTTCACGGTTGGTCCAGAGCTTGGACGAAGCCGTGAATGCGGACAGCCCGGCAGAGCGTATCTGGTTGCACAGTGGATTTTTGGCGCGGCACTGGGACGCGCCACGGGATCTGTTTCCCGTCGACGAAAGCTGGGACGACTGGGGCGATGACGATCAAGAATTCCTGGACACCGAACCACCAGGAACCGCGTCCGGCGGGGTGCCACAGTCGGAAACGGATGGCGAAGGTGCTTGTCCGCCAATCTTCGAAGGCGTGGAACCTCCGGTGCATCCAGTTGTTGCCAATGACCCGGTGGATCTGATCATGGCTTGGATGCGTACCTATGGGTGCCAAGTGCGATTGATCGATCAGTTGCTAGATCGATGTGTCGATTTGGCCGATCAGATCGATGCGACCTTGATTTTGATGGGGACCAGTGGATTCAATCTCGGGCAAAACGGTTGGATCGGGCACGGTTGCGGGCCATTGCGAAGTGCCCAAATTCAGGTGCCGTTGATCGTCCGAACGCCACAGGGGATTCATCACGATGTCGGGATGCGGTGGCCCAAGTTGACCGGGTCCCAGGACGTTGCCGCGACGGTTATTGCGGAAGACTTGGTGGATCGTCTGCCATTTACGGCCGAACAGTGGGCCGCCGATTCGGATGACACGTTTGATCCAATGCTGGTCACGCAAACAGAAACCGCAGATCGCTGCGTCAATACCGGCGGATGGTTCTATGTTCGCGATCGTGATCAAAGCGAACACTTGTATTTGAAACCCGATGACCGTCACGATCACAACGACGTCGGCCGCTTGGCGCCCGACGCCTTGGATCGTTTATCGACGGATGGTTAA